CAGAAGCGTGGGCTGACCTTCCTCCAGGGATACGGAATGACCGAGGCGTCCCCCGGAGTCCTCTTCCTCGACGCCGAGCACGCGGTCAGCAAGGCGGGCTCGGCGGGTGTGCCGCACTTCTTCAGCGACACGCGCGTGGTGGGCCCCGATCTGCGGGACGCCGCGCCCGGCGAGAGCGGCGAAGTGCTGGTGCGCGGACCCCATGTCATGGGCGGCTACTGGGAGTTGCCCGAGGAGTCGGCTGCCGCTTTCAGCGACGGCTGGTTCCGTACGGGCGATGTGGCGCGCGTCGACGAAGACGGCTACGTCACCGTCGTCGACCGGCTCAAGGACATGATCATCTCCGGTGGCGAGAACATCTACCCCGCCGAGGTGGAGAGCGCCCTGCTCGCCCATCCCGCGGTCGCCGAGTGCGCCGTCATCGGCGTCCCCGATGACCGGTGGGGCGAGGTCGGCCGGGCCGTGATCGTCGCCGTCGACGGCACCGCGCCCGATCCGGAGCAGGTGCTGGCCTCACTGGCGGGGCGGCTCGCCCCGTACAAGATCCCCAAGTCCCTGGTGGTCGCGGCGGAACTGCCGCGCACCGCCTCGGGCAAGCTCCGCAAGGACCGGCTGCGCACGCGCTACGGATCCCTCTGACACCCCGACTCGTCTCATCCGGAGGAAACCCATGTCCCTCACCGTCAACGGCATCGAAGAACTCAAGAAGCTGTCCGGCAGCGAGCTCGGCACCAGCTCCTGGATCACCGTCACCCAGGAGCGGATCGACACCTTCGCCGATGCGACCGACGACCACCAGTGGATCCACGTCGACGCCGAACGCGCCGCGACCGGTCCCTTCGGCGCCACGATCGCGCACGGCTATCTCACGCTGTCGCTCTTCATCCCGATGTTCACCGAGCTCCTGGATGTCCAGGGGGTCACCACCAAGGTCAACTACGGCCTCAACAAGGTGCGTTTCCCGGCCCCCGTCACGGTCGGCTCCCGGCTGCGCCTGACGGCGAAGCTGGCCGAGGTCACCGATGTTCCGGGCGGGGTGCAGATCACGGTCGCCGGGGCGGTCGAGATCGAGGGCGGGGCCAAGCCGGCCGCCGTACTGGAGAGCGTGTCGCGCTTCTACGTCTGACCGGCGGGAGGCCCGGGGGCTACTCGCCCTTCCACCGGGGGTGTTCGCGATCCGCCCAGGCCCGGCTCACCCGTCCCGTCCGCATCCCCCGCCGCGCCTCCGGGTCCGCCAGGGCCATGCCCACATGGCCCGCGATCACGATGCCCGCCGTCAGCGCCAGCCAGTCGTGGACGAACGTCGCGCTCGTACGCCACACCAGGGGGGTGAGGTGGGTGAACCACATCAGCAGGCCCGTGCCCAGCATCACCAGGGTCGCGCCCGCGATCCAGGACGCGTAGACCTTCTGGCCCGCGTTGAACTTGGCCGCCTCGCGGCGGGCGCCGTCGCGGCGCAGGACGGAGCGCAGCCAGTGCATGTCGTACGGGGCGAAGCGGTTCAGGCGGCCGAGGTCGGCGCGGAGTGCGCGCGAGGCCAGACCGAGGAGGACGGGGACGGGGAGCAGCAGGCCCGACCATTCGTGGATCGTGACCACCAGGTAGCGGCGGCCGACCAGTTCGGCGAGCTGCGGGATGTAGAGGCAGGCGGCCGTGGCGATGCACAGGAGCATCAGGCCCGCTGTTGTGCGGTGGACCCAGCGCACGGGCCGTGCGAAGCGGCGTACGTCGTCAGACAGTCGGGGCGTCGCCTCGTCCGTTGGACTTGCCGACCCAGGCATCGGTGTCATAGCCGCGTTCCTCCCAGTAGCCGCGCTGGACATCGGAGGTCACCGTGATGCCGGACAGCCATTTCGCCGATTTGTAGAAGTACATGGGTGCTACGTAGAGGCGGACCGGGCCGCCGTGGGAGTGGACCACCGGTTTGTCCTGCATGCGCAGGGCCACCAACACGTCGGGCCTGCGGGCCTGTTCGAGGGTCAGACTCTCGCTGTACGCACCGTCGAAGCAGGTGAAGCGGATGGCCCGGGCTCCTGGGCGCACCCCTGCCGCGTCCAGGAGCCGGGAGAGCTGAACGCCTTCGAAGGGCGTGCCAGGGACGCGCCAGCCGGTGACGCACTGGACGTCGCGGACCAGTCGGGTCTGGGGCAGGGCTTTCAGAGAGTCGAGGGTGTACGTGGCGGGGCGGTCGACCAGGCCGTTCACCGTGAGGCGGTAGGTGGTGGCCGTTTTGTGGGGGACGGAGCCGGTCACCGAGTAATAGCGGAAGCCGCCGCCGTTGGGCAGCAGTCCGGTGAGGCCCGTCGGATCCTTGCCCGAGGCGGTGGAGAGGAAGGACTCCAGGCCGTTCTGGAGGTACGGCGCCGCCACGACCCCGGCCGCGCCGAGTCCGAGCGTGGCGAGCAGCAGACGGCGGCCGATGGGCTTTCCCTCGGTCTCCGTCCGGTCGGTGGGCGGTTCATCGTTCACACAGACGATTCGAGCACCCGTGGGCGCCCAAAGATAGGGTCCACGGGTGCTCGTCAGTGTTTCGTCACATCTCTTCGGCGGCCTTGTCCAGCTGGAAGGCTTCGTTGCCGAGTCCGATGCGGGCGTGGACCTCGGGCCTGGCCCTGCGCAGGACGAGTCCGTAGAGCAGGCCGCCGACCAGTGCGACGCCGACGATCGCCGGGAGGATCCAGCTCAGGGCTGATCCGGGGCCCGCGCCGACGAGGACGTCGAAGTCCTTGACCGTGTAGACGGCGATCACGATCAGTGCGACGCAGGACAGGGCGGCGGCGATCAGTCGCCAGGCCTGGGCCGCGGCCGCTCCGCGCCGTACGAAGAAGGCGATCACGGCGATCGAGGCGCCCGCCATGAGCACGATGATGCCGAGCGCGCCGATGTTGCCCATCCAGGTGAAGAGGTGCAGGACGGGGACCGTGGGGTCGCCCGCCGGCTTGTCGTCGACGGCGGCGAAGGCGATCACGACGACCACCGAGATGACGGTCTGCAGGACGGATCCGGTGCCGGGGGCGCCGCTCGCGCTGGTCGTACGGCCGAAGGACGCGGGCAGCAGACCCTCGCGGCCCATGGCGAAGGCGTACCGGGCGACGACGTTGTGGAAGCTGAGCATCGCCGCGAACATGCCCGTCACGAACAGGACATGGAGGACGTCGGTGAAGGACTTGCCGAGGGTCGTCTCGCTGAGGGCGAAGAGGAGTCCGGGACCGAGCTTGCCCGACTGCTCGCCGATCGCGGACGGGCCCGCCGCCACGGTCATCGCCCAGGAGCTGAGGGCGAAGAACAGCGCGACGAAGCCGACGGCGAGGAACATCACGCGGCGGACGACGATCTGGGGGCGGCTGGTCTCCTCCGCGTACACCGGTGCCTGTTCGAAGCCGACGAAGGCGGCGATGCAGAAGCAGAGTGCGGTGCCGAGGCCCGCGCCGGTGAGGGTGTCGGGGTTGAAGGCGTGGAAGGAGATGCCCTCCTGGGCCGGGGAGGCGAAGGCGGAGAAGTCGAAGATGACGACCAGGGCGCACTCGATGAGGAGGAGCACGCCGAGGACCTTGGCGTTGAGGTCGATCTTCAGCCAGGCCAGTACGGCGACGACCGCGACGGCCGCCAACGCCGGTATCCACCAGGCGACTTCGGTGTGCGCGTACGTCTGGAGGAGGCCGGAGACCTCGAAGCCGAACATGCCGTAGATGCCGACCTGCATGGCGCTGTAGGCGATCAGGGCGACGAAGGAGGCGCCCGCCCCGGCGGTGGCGCCGAGGCCGCGGGCGATGTACGCGTAGAACGCGCCCGCGTTGTGGACGTGGCGGCTCATCTCCGCGTAGCCGACGCTGAAGAGGACCAGGACCACGCCGAGGATGACGTAGAGGAGCGGCTGGCCGACGATGCCCATCGGGCCGAAGATGGTGGGCATCACCCCGGCCACCACCATCAGCGGCGCGCTGGCGGCGAGGACGGAGAGGAGCAGCCCCGCGGTGCCCAGGCGGCCTGCGCGCAGGGCCTGTTCCTGTCCTTTGAACGTGCTGATCTCAGGGGTCTCGGTGGTGCTCGCACTGCCCGGCGCCATGGCGGGTCGGTCCCTTCGTGGATGGTTTACACGGAGCCGAGCGCTGCGTCGCGCGCGGCACGGAAGGCCTGGTAGGGGTCGCGGTCCGGGTAGGACCAGGGGGCGCGTGTGGCGTGTTCGCCGATGCGGTGGAAAAGGGCCGCGGCCTCGGCGGGGCGGCCCTCGCAGTACTTGGCGTGGGCGAGGAAGTTGAGGTCGACGCGGTTACGGGGGTGGTCCTCGCGCTCCCACTCCAGCCACCAGTCGAAGGCGGCCTTCATGACCTGGCGGGCGCGGCGTCCTGTCCAGTGGGCGGAGCGCGCGGGGTCGGACGGTTCGCTGCCGGCGGCGGCGAGGACCCGGTAGCGCTCGGCGTGGGCCACGACGGGCAGGACCGCCAGGGGCGAGTCGGCGGGGGCCTGTTCGGCGGCCCAGGCGGCGAAGTCGTACACCTCGTGGAGCGGGTCCCGGCCGGACTCCGGGTGACGCTCGGCGAGGCGGGCGGCCATCAGGTGGTGGGCGTGATGGTGGTCGGGGTGGCGGGCCCTGACCTCCTCGAAGAGGCGGGCGGTCTCGTCCTCGGTGGAGCGGGCGCGGGCGAGGATCAGCAGCGCGAGCCAGGGGGTCGGGTCGGCGGGGGCGAGGCGGGCGGCGGTGCGGCAGGCGTCGTGGGCGGCGGCTTCGGGGGCCTTGCCGCGCAGCGTACGGAAGACGGTGGCGCACGCCAGCAGCGTTGCCGCGTCGGGGCTTTCGGGTTCCGCGAGCTGCCAGTCGCGGGCCCAGGCGGCGGAGGCGGATCCTGCGGCGAGTACGACGAGACGGTGGCCGCGGCGGTCCCAGTCGTCGCCCGTACCGGCGAGGAGGGAGCGGACGCGGGTCCAGCGGCCCTGGGCCAACTGGGCGCGGGTGTCGATGAGTTCGGAGTCGCCGAGGGCCGGGTCGGTGTGCTGGACGCCCCGTCTTCGGGAACGACCGAGGGATGGCGGAGACATCCGCGGGAGCCCTTCGCGGCTGCGGTCAGAGGATGATCGCGCACATCACATCGGTCCGGGCAGGTCCACGTCAAGAGCGATCTGGAGTGGCGGACTCCTCAACTGCCTTTGTTCGATGAGGATTTACGTAGGCTTGGTGCCATGCCGAACTCCGAACCGCTCAAACCGTTCCTGCTCGCCTTCCCCGGACCGCTGCGGGACCGGCTGGTCAATGCCGTGCTCAGCGGGGAGAAGGTCTCGACGACCGGCCTGCTCGCGGAGTACGAGGCAGAGCGCGAGGAGCTGCCGCCGGTGGGCGAACGGTCGGCGCTGATCGACTCGGCGGGGATCGAGATCGCGGTGGTGGAAGTCACCGAGGTGCGGGTGCTGCGGCTGGGGGAGGTGGATCTGCAGCATGCGCGGGACGAGGGCGAGG
The sequence above is drawn from the Streptomyces sp. NBC_01465 genome and encodes:
- a CDS encoding MaoC family dehydratase yields the protein MSLTVNGIEELKKLSGSELGTSSWITVTQERIDTFADATDDHQWIHVDAERAATGPFGATIAHGYLTLSLFIPMFTELLDVQGVTTKVNYGLNKVRFPAPVTVGSRLRLTAKLAEVTDVPGGVQITVAGAVEIEGGAKPAAVLESVSRFYV
- a CDS encoding cytochrome b/b6 domain-containing protein, encoding MPGSASPTDEATPRLSDDVRRFARPVRWVHRTTAGLMLLCIATAACLYIPQLAELVGRRYLVVTIHEWSGLLLPVPVLLGLASRALRADLGRLNRFAPYDMHWLRSVLRRDGARREAAKFNAGQKVYASWIAGATLVMLGTGLLMWFTHLTPLVWRTSATFVHDWLALTAGIVIAGHVGMALADPEARRGMRTGRVSRAWADREHPRWKGE
- a CDS encoding molybdopterin-dependent oxidoreductase; translation: MNDEPPTDRTETEGKPIGRRLLLATLGLGAAGVVAAPYLQNGLESFLSTASGKDPTGLTGLLPNGGGFRYYSVTGSVPHKTATTYRLTVNGLVDRPATYTLDSLKALPQTRLVRDVQCVTGWRVPGTPFEGVQLSRLLDAAGVRPGARAIRFTCFDGAYSESLTLEQARRPDVLVALRMQDKPVVHSHGGPVRLYVAPMYFYKSAKWLSGITVTSDVQRGYWEERGYDTDAWVGKSNGRGDAPTV
- a CDS encoding APC family permease; its protein translation is MAPGSASTTETPEISTFKGQEQALRAGRLGTAGLLLSVLAASAPLMVVAGVMPTIFGPMGIVGQPLLYVILGVVLVLFSVGYAEMSRHVHNAGAFYAYIARGLGATAGAGASFVALIAYSAMQVGIYGMFGFEVSGLLQTYAHTEVAWWIPALAAVAVVAVLAWLKIDLNAKVLGVLLLIECALVVIFDFSAFASPAQEGISFHAFNPDTLTGAGLGTALCFCIAAFVGFEQAPVYAEETSRPQIVVRRVMFLAVGFVALFFALSSWAMTVAAGPSAIGEQSGKLGPGLLFALSETTLGKSFTDVLHVLFVTGMFAAMLSFHNVVARYAFAMGREGLLPASFGRTTSASGAPGTGSVLQTVISVVVVIAFAAVDDKPAGDPTVPVLHLFTWMGNIGALGIIVLMAGASIAVIAFFVRRGAAAAQAWRLIAAALSCVALIVIAVYTVKDFDVLVGAGPGSALSWILPAIVGVALVGGLLYGLVLRRARPEVHARIGLGNEAFQLDKAAEEM
- a CDS encoding ASCH domain-containing protein, whose amino-acid sequence is MPNSEPLKPFLLAFPGPLRDRLVNAVLSGEKVSTTGLLAEYEAEREELPPVGERSALIDSAGIEIAVVEVTEVRVLRLGEVDLQHARDEGEGHESVAEWRAAHERFWHGEDMREALGDPAFVVDDETLVVAERFRVVERL